A single region of the Halopiger xanaduensis SH-6 genome encodes:
- a CDS encoding HdeD family acid-resistance protein — protein sequence MSQVNSITTDGESYGYSLAHGWRTLAIAGAVVGLLGLLAMAFPLATGLSLTIGFGALLVLSGVVHGAHAVTARGWRGRTWQAALAVVAIIAGLVAFVNPAIGLVTLTLVLVGYLLADGIAETWMGLRMAGQPGRTSIVASGVVSLVLAALLWAGFPATASWAIGLLVGVSLFMTGLSMGIVAISARRVDESTPPAAEPRGA from the coding sequence GTGAGTCAAGTGAACTCGATTACAACTGACGGCGAATCGTACGGCTACTCCCTCGCACACGGCTGGCGCACGCTCGCGATAGCGGGTGCCGTCGTCGGCCTTCTCGGTCTCCTCGCGATGGCGTTTCCGCTCGCGACCGGCCTCTCGCTGACGATCGGCTTCGGCGCCCTCCTCGTGCTGAGCGGCGTCGTCCACGGCGCGCACGCCGTTACCGCCCGCGGATGGCGCGGCAGGACCTGGCAGGCCGCTCTCGCCGTCGTGGCGATCATCGCCGGCCTCGTCGCCTTCGTGAACCCGGCCATCGGTCTCGTGACCCTCACGCTCGTGCTGGTCGGCTACCTGCTGGCCGACGGCATCGCCGAGACGTGGATGGGACTGCGCATGGCCGGCCAGCCGGGTCGCACCTCGATCGTCGCCAGCGGCGTCGTCTCGCTGGTCCTCGCCGCCCTCCTCTGGGCCGGCTTCCCGGCCACCGCCTCGTGGGCGATCGGCCTCCTCGTCGGCGTCAGTCTGTTCATGACCGGCCTCTCGATGGGTATCGTCGCGATCTCGGCCCGCCGCGTCGACGAATCGACGCCGCCCGCAGCCGAACCGCGCGGCGCCTGA
- a CDS encoding bacterio-opsin activator domain-containing protein, whose amino-acid sequence MSESDGFTSANADDEAETDTDTDGPGDATTAERDANSADADETLRILLIEDNPGDARLIEEMLKDTEELAQRVSPDEAAGRTPEITRETRLEDGLETLESEPTDVVLLDLNLPDSAGLETLEAVHEESETTPIVVLTGVSDQQVGVEAIQRGAQDFLVKDEVTSELLVRTIHHAIERARQESERRRQREQLEALNRLNRIGHDITHAVITTETRAELEQRVCDRLVESDAYRFAWIGGVNPGSDEIVPKAAAGVEDGYLETVEISVNEDDPSGKGPAGRAIRTGEVKITDDIQTDAEFEPWREAARERGYRSSAAIPVVHEDLVYGVLNVYAESPRAFTAPEQEILSRIGDIIAHAITAIERRDALVSDAVVELEFRVEEMAEELVALSATESCTIEIEQLVQGDETLLVYGSATGVSQDEFEESVVETEGIDELRILAARRDEFEFELVAPTAISLFETIATHGGRVESATITDGEFRFVVELPRGRDTRQMIELIKDERPDVTYLAQRTTERSEPSGASSASVLEEDLTEKQRAALETAYFAGYFDWPRESTGEEIADRLGIAPATFNQHLRTAERKFFDSVLGE is encoded by the coding sequence ATGAGCGAAAGCGACGGGTTCACGTCCGCGAACGCGGACGACGAGGCCGAAACCGACACCGACACCGACGGCCCCGGCGACGCGACGACTGCCGAACGAGACGCGAACTCGGCCGACGCCGACGAAACGCTTCGCATCCTCCTGATCGAGGACAACCCCGGCGACGCGCGCCTGATCGAGGAGATGCTCAAGGACACCGAGGAGCTCGCCCAGCGGGTCAGCCCCGACGAGGCGGCGGGCCGAACGCCCGAGATCACCCGCGAGACGCGCCTCGAGGACGGCCTCGAGACGCTCGAGTCCGAGCCGACCGACGTGGTGTTGCTCGACCTGAACCTGCCCGACAGCGCCGGCCTCGAGACGCTCGAGGCGGTCCACGAGGAGAGCGAGACGACGCCGATCGTCGTCCTGACCGGCGTTAGCGACCAGCAGGTCGGCGTCGAGGCGATCCAGCGGGGTGCGCAGGACTTCCTCGTCAAGGACGAGGTGACGAGCGAACTGCTCGTCCGGACGATCCACCACGCGATCGAACGGGCCCGCCAGGAGTCCGAACGCCGGCGCCAGCGCGAGCAACTCGAGGCGCTGAACCGGCTCAACCGGATCGGCCACGACATCACCCACGCGGTGATCACGACCGAGACGCGGGCCGAACTCGAGCAGCGCGTCTGCGATCGGCTCGTCGAGTCCGACGCCTACCGGTTCGCCTGGATCGGCGGCGTCAACCCGGGCAGCGACGAGATCGTCCCGAAGGCGGCCGCCGGCGTCGAAGACGGGTACCTCGAAACGGTCGAGATCAGCGTCAACGAAGACGATCCGTCCGGCAAGGGGCCGGCGGGGAGGGCGATCCGCACCGGCGAGGTCAAGATCACGGACGACATTCAGACGGACGCCGAGTTCGAGCCGTGGCGCGAAGCGGCGAGAGAGCGGGGGTACCGCTCGTCCGCCGCGATCCCGGTCGTCCACGAGGATCTCGTCTACGGCGTCCTGAACGTCTACGCCGAATCGCCGCGGGCGTTTACGGCGCCGGAACAGGAGATTCTCTCGCGGATCGGCGACATCATCGCCCACGCGATCACGGCGATCGAGCGGCGCGACGCCCTGGTCAGCGACGCCGTCGTCGAACTCGAGTTCCGGGTCGAGGAGATGGCCGAGGAACTCGTCGCGCTCTCGGCGACCGAGTCCTGTACGATCGAGATCGAACAGCTCGTCCAGGGCGACGAGACGCTGCTGGTCTACGGTTCCGCGACCGGCGTCTCCCAGGACGAGTTCGAGGAGAGCGTCGTCGAAACGGAGGGAATCGACGAACTGCGGATCCTCGCGGCCAGGCGCGACGAGTTCGAGTTCGAACTCGTGGCGCCGACCGCCATCTCGCTGTTCGAGACGATCGCGACCCACGGCGGCCGCGTCGAGTCGGCGACGATCACCGACGGCGAGTTCCGCTTCGTCGTCGAACTCCCGCGCGGCCGCGACACGCGCCAGATGATCGAACTCATCAAGGACGAGCGGCCCGACGTCACCTACCTCGCCCAGCGCACCACCGAACGCAGCGAACCCAGCGGCGCGAGTTCCGCCTCGGTCCTCGAGGAGGATCTGACCGAAAAGCAGCGGGCGGCCCTCGAGACGGCCTACTTCGCGGGTTACTTCGACTGGCCCCGCGAGAGTACGGGCGAGGAGATCGCGGACCGGCTGGGGATCGCACCGGCGACCTTCAACCAGCACCTCCGGACCGCGGAGCGGAAGTTCTTCGATTCGGTGCTCGGCGAGTAA
- a CDS encoding PAS domain-containing protein — translation MATSDPSPGHLRSRVRQQEVVAELGQQALETGDVDRLLRDAVDGVRTQLEAAHCGVFEVADAETLRLRSESGRETLAVGATAPAEPDSLLGRALVDEDPIVEHAPGEAEIGVVACPESDIETGLAVAVGSREDPWGVLGVYTTERRDFATDTREFVKSVAAVLASAIENARTERQLREEAALNDRIVETSPVGIVVTDVDGTVRFANERAEAITGRDRSELVDRPLAAEWDPVDDAGEPMSHCQLPVSRVLETGEPVWDVEFGIRTPGGDRVWVAANAAPMTAGDEYTGVVTTFEDVTDERRHRRESRRIYRALETASEGISLLDEDDRFTYVNQAYAEMYGYEPEEMIGEHWGILYPEGAAEDANAEIEAELAETGTWSGETIGLRRDGTEFVEDHYLARVGDGGLVCVVQDVTDERRIEAELRDERALKEQIVETSPVGITVIDTDGDLRFANDRAAEILECDREAIAGLSSDDSDWEVRDADGRLLSAAERPFDRVISSGEALFDVELRLRHPDARERWLSINGAPLRADETADVIPDLQSNAETDTAADEDADEVTGGIFTIEDVTEQKRLENELEATFSRISDAFIGLDSNWTITYANDRAETLIDAAGEGIVGRDLSAAFPTADGSEFETELRGAMDRQEPTSIEEYVPALETWFEIHVYPSPTGLSVYFRDVTERKEMERERRATNRTLQRLYAITADRDRSFDEKVDELLALGRERLGLETGFLAAIDPENERFEVTHADGDDPRLQPGSTSSLVETYCRTTIESDGLLAFTDQPTEHVDERAYETWELDCYLGGQITVDGDRYGTLCFVDDEPRSRPFTQTEKSFVELVTQWVSYELERRRHQRDLEESERRYRTLVEQFPNGLVALFDEDLRYTLGGGQALEEIDLSVEEFVGQTVTERYEGETLEQFESNFRAALAGEQRSFEFELHSREWLAYAVPVEDSRGEVFAGMLMVQDITERVETERQLRERERRLEQFKRYTDDVLDAIDDVFYVIDENGDFQRWNESLRALTGLSDDELEGINALEFFEGETEETVAAAIDEVFETGSARLEAEVEPDPDPGGETVPYEFVASALEDPSGEPVLTGIGRDISERREHERRLEALVDDLEESNERLEQFAYAASHDLQEPLRMVSSYLTLLERRYEDDLDDDAHEFIEFAVDGADRMQEMIDGLLQYSRVDTQGQSFQPVDVDEVVADVCTDLEMRIEETGAEIDVGDLPEVRGDPGQLRQLFQNLIDNAITYSGEETPRISVFAEKREATWVISVCDQGIGIDPDDVDRIFRVFDRLHSVEEYDGTGIGLALCQRIAERHDGTIRVDSEPGEGSTFSVHLPTRTEREDDDE, via the coding sequence ATGGCAACCTCCGATCCCTCACCAGGCCACCTTCGGTCACGCGTCCGGCAACAGGAGGTCGTCGCCGAACTCGGGCAGCAGGCCCTCGAGACGGGCGACGTCGACCGGTTGCTCCGCGACGCGGTCGACGGCGTTCGAACGCAACTCGAGGCCGCCCACTGCGGCGTTTTCGAGGTGGCAGACGCGGAGACGCTGCGGCTGCGATCGGAAAGCGGGCGGGAGACGCTCGCGGTCGGAGCGACGGCGCCGGCCGAGCCGGACTCGCTGCTGGGCCGAGCGCTGGTCGACGAGGACCCGATCGTCGAACACGCGCCGGGCGAGGCGGAGATCGGGGTGGTAGCCTGTCCCGAAAGCGATATCGAAACCGGGCTCGCCGTCGCCGTCGGCTCGCGCGAGGATCCGTGGGGCGTGCTCGGCGTCTATACGACCGAACGTCGCGACTTCGCGACCGACACCCGTGAGTTCGTGAAAAGCGTCGCCGCCGTGCTCGCGTCGGCGATCGAAAACGCGCGGACCGAACGGCAGCTCCGCGAGGAAGCCGCGCTGAACGATCGCATCGTCGAGACCAGCCCCGTCGGCATCGTCGTCACCGACGTGGACGGAACCGTTCGGTTCGCCAACGAGCGTGCCGAAGCGATCACGGGCCGGGACCGGAGCGAACTCGTCGACCGCCCGCTCGCCGCGGAGTGGGACCCCGTCGACGACGCCGGCGAACCGATGTCGCACTGCCAGTTGCCCGTTTCACGCGTGCTCGAGACCGGCGAGCCGGTCTGGGACGTCGAGTTCGGAATCCGAACGCCGGGCGGGGATCGGGTCTGGGTCGCGGCGAACGCCGCGCCGATGACCGCCGGCGACGAGTACACCGGCGTGGTCACGACGTTCGAGGACGTCACGGACGAACGCCGCCACCGCCGCGAGAGCCGGCGCATCTACCGGGCGCTCGAGACCGCGAGCGAGGGGATCAGCCTGCTCGACGAGGACGACCGCTTCACGTACGTCAATCAGGCCTACGCCGAGATGTACGGCTACGAGCCCGAGGAGATGATCGGCGAGCACTGGGGGATACTGTACCCCGAGGGCGCTGCCGAGGACGCCAACGCGGAGATCGAGGCCGAACTGGCAGAAACGGGGACGTGGTCGGGCGAAACGATCGGCCTGCGACGCGACGGGACGGAGTTCGTCGAGGACCACTACCTCGCACGGGTGGGCGACGGCGGCCTGGTGTGCGTCGTCCAGGACGTTACCGACGAGCGCCGGATCGAGGCCGAACTGCGCGACGAGCGGGCGCTGAAGGAACAGATCGTCGAGACCAGCCCCGTCGGAATCACCGTCATCGACACCGACGGCGACCTGCGCTTCGCGAACGACCGCGCGGCGGAGATTCTGGAGTGCGACCGCGAGGCGATCGCCGGGCTCTCGAGCGACGATTCCGACTGGGAGGTCCGAGACGCCGACGGACGGCTGCTGTCGGCGGCGGAGCGGCCCTTCGATCGGGTCATTTCCTCGGGCGAGGCACTGTTCGACGTCGAGTTGCGCCTCCGCCACCCCGACGCCCGGGAACGGTGGCTCTCGATCAACGGCGCGCCGCTGCGAGCCGACGAGACCGCGGACGTCATTCCCGATCTGCAGTCGAACGCGGAGACGGACACAGCAGCGGACGAGGACGCCGACGAGGTAACCGGCGGCATCTTCACCATCGAGGACGTCACCGAGCAGAAACGCCTCGAGAACGAACTCGAGGCGACGTTCAGCCGGATATCGGACGCGTTCATCGGGCTCGATTCGAACTGGACGATCACCTACGCCAACGACCGCGCGGAGACGCTGATCGACGCGGCCGGCGAGGGGATCGTCGGGCGCGACCTCTCGGCAGCGTTCCCGACGGCCGACGGGTCGGAATTCGAGACGGAACTGCGGGGGGCGATGGACCGACAGGAACCGACGTCGATCGAGGAGTACGTCCCCGCCCTCGAGACCTGGTTCGAGATCCACGTCTACCCCTCGCCGACGGGGCTGTCGGTCTACTTCCGGGACGTGACCGAACGCAAGGAGATGGAGCGGGAGCGCCGGGCGACCAACCGGACGCTCCAGCGGCTGTACGCGATCACCGCCGATCGCGACCGCTCCTTCGACGAGAAGGTCGACGAACTCCTCGCGCTGGGCCGGGAGCGACTGGGGCTCGAGACCGGCTTCCTCGCCGCTATCGATCCCGAAAACGAGCGGTTCGAAGTGACCCACGCCGACGGCGACGATCCGCGGCTGCAGCCGGGCTCGACGTCGTCGCTCGTGGAGACGTACTGCCGGACGACGATCGAGTCGGACGGGCTGCTCGCCTTTACCGACCAGCCGACCGAGCACGTCGACGAGCGGGCATACGAGACGTGGGAACTCGACTGCTACCTCGGCGGGCAGATCACCGTCGACGGCGACCGCTACGGGACGCTCTGTTTCGTCGACGACGAGCCCCGCTCGAGGCCGTTTACGCAGACCGAGAAGTCCTTCGTCGAACTCGTGACTCAGTGGGTCAGCTACGAGCTCGAGCGCCGCCGCCACCAGCGCGACCTCGAGGAGTCCGAACGCAGGTACCGGACGCTCGTCGAGCAGTTCCCGAACGGGCTCGTCGCGCTGTTCGACGAGGACCTGCGGTACACGCTCGGCGGGGGACAGGCGCTCGAGGAGATCGACCTCTCGGTCGAGGAGTTCGTCGGGCAGACGGTCACGGAACGGTACGAAGGGGAGACCCTCGAGCAGTTCGAGTCGAACTTTCGGGCCGCGCTGGCCGGCGAACAGCGCTCGTTCGAGTTCGAGTTGCACAGCAGGGAGTGGCTCGCGTACGCGGTGCCGGTCGAGGACAGTCGCGGGGAGGTCTTCGCCGGCATGCTGATGGTGCAGGATATCACCGAGCGGGTCGAGACCGAGCGCCAACTGCGCGAGCGCGAGCGGCGCCTCGAGCAGTTCAAGCGCTACACCGACGACGTGCTGGACGCGATCGACGACGTGTTCTACGTCATCGACGAGAACGGCGACTTCCAGCGCTGGAACGAGAGCCTGCGCGCGCTGACGGGGCTGTCCGACGACGAACTCGAGGGGATCAACGCGCTCGAGTTCTTCGAGGGAGAGACCGAGGAGACGGTCGCGGCGGCGATCGACGAGGTCTTCGAGACGGGCAGTGCGCGCCTCGAGGCCGAGGTCGAACCCGACCCCGATCCCGGCGGCGAGACGGTTCCCTACGAGTTCGTCGCGAGCGCGCTCGAGGACCCCTCGGGCGAACCCGTCCTGACCGGGATCGGGCGGGACATCAGCGAACGGCGGGAACACGAGCGCCGGCTCGAGGCCCTCGTCGACGATCTCGAGGAGTCGAACGAGCGACTCGAGCAGTTCGCCTACGCGGCGAGCCACGATCTGCAGGAGCCCCTGCGGATGGTCTCGAGCTACCTTACGCTGCTCGAGCGGCGGTACGAGGACGATCTCGACGACGACGCTCACGAGTTTATCGAGTTCGCGGTCGACGGGGCCGACCGGATGCAGGAGATGATCGACGGGCTGTTGCAGTACTCGCGGGTCGACACGCAGGGGCAGTCGTTCCAGCCGGTCGACGTCGACGAGGTGGTCGCGGACGTGTGCACGGACCTCGAGATGCGGATCGAGGAAACCGGCGCCGAAATCGACGTCGGCGACCTCCCGGAGGTCCGCGGGGATCCCGGACAGTTGCGACAGCTGTTCCAGAACCTGATCGATAACGCGATCACCTACTCGGGCGAGGAGACACCACGTATATCCGTATTCGCGGAGAAGAGAGAAGCAACGTGGGTTATTTCAGTTTGCGACCAGGGGATCGGGATCGATCCGGACGACGTCGACCGGATCTTCCGCGTGTTCGATCGGTTGCACAGCGTCGAGGAGTACGACGGCACGGGCATCGGGCTCGCGCTCTGCCAGCGGATCGCCGAGCGCCACGACGGGACGATTCGCGTCGATTCGGAACCCGGCGAGGGATCGACGTTCTCGGTACACCTGCCGACGCGAACCGAGCGGGAGGACGACGATGAGTGA
- a CDS encoding ABC transporter substrate-binding protein has protein sequence MRDEASRRQYLAALAGGATTVVAGCSTDDASSDRPALSDRTLRYGAVLPLSGELESFGGALTNGAALPAAELEAADLEVEVDHTVADSETSPTAAVDAAAELADESYPAIVGAAGSDVTLQMTQQATIPSEVVSCSPASTTPTMSILNDRGYSFRTAPDDSLQAVIAARLAVIEHDADSAATLYAAGDYGRQLSGAFSASFDGEIQHQVSFTPGESYAEPLSEALSDDPDILFLICYPESGIPLLEEYYAEHAGDEILFVSDGLQDEAVLEGVGGSMDDAYGTAPRSNGPGRDAFASLYRDEYDADPGLFAANCYDAAATILLANAAAGANDGAAIAGRMREVTSGEGEDVLPGDLAAGIERAAAGEPVRYRGAAGEIEFDENGDGGSVEYEYFTFGSDGIEVIDERTPEGVAQ, from the coding sequence ATGAGAGACGAGGCATCGCGGCGGCAGTACCTCGCGGCGCTCGCCGGCGGCGCGACGACGGTAGTCGCCGGGTGTAGCACGGACGACGCCAGCAGCGATCGGCCGGCGCTGTCCGACCGGACGCTTCGCTACGGCGCCGTGCTGCCGCTGTCCGGCGAACTCGAGTCGTTTGGCGGGGCGCTGACGAACGGCGCGGCGCTCCCGGCGGCCGAACTCGAGGCGGCCGACCTCGAGGTCGAGGTCGACCACACGGTCGCCGACTCGGAGACGTCGCCGACGGCCGCGGTCGACGCGGCGGCCGAACTGGCCGACGAGTCGTATCCGGCTATCGTCGGCGCGGCGGGGTCGGACGTGACGCTGCAGATGACCCAGCAGGCGACGATTCCGTCCGAAGTGGTCTCCTGTTCGCCGGCGAGCACGACGCCGACGATGTCGATCCTGAACGATCGCGGGTACTCGTTCCGCACGGCGCCGGACGACTCGCTGCAGGCCGTCATCGCGGCGCGGCTCGCGGTCATCGAACACGACGCCGACTCGGCGGCGACGCTGTACGCCGCGGGCGACTACGGCCGACAGCTCTCCGGCGCGTTCTCGGCGTCGTTCGACGGCGAGATCCAGCACCAGGTGTCGTTCACGCCCGGCGAGTCGTACGCGGAGCCGCTGTCCGAGGCGCTGTCCGACGATCCCGACATTCTGTTCCTGATCTGTTACCCCGAGAGCGGGATTCCGCTGCTCGAGGAGTACTACGCCGAGCACGCCGGTGACGAGATCCTGTTCGTGAGCGACGGGCTACAGGACGAGGCGGTCCTCGAGGGCGTCGGCGGGTCGATGGACGACGCCTACGGCACGGCGCCGCGGTCGAACGGCCCCGGCCGCGACGCGTTCGCTTCGTTGTACCGCGACGAGTACGACGCCGATCCCGGGCTGTTCGCGGCGAACTGCTACGACGCTGCGGCGACGATCCTGCTGGCGAACGCCGCCGCGGGGGCCAACGACGGCGCCGCCATCGCGGGGCGGATGCGCGAGGTCACGTCCGGCGAGGGCGAGGATGTTCTCCCGGGCGATCTCGCCGCGGGGATCGAACGCGCGGCGGCCGGCGAGCCGGTTCGCTACCGCGGCGCCGCCGGCGAGATCGAGTTCGACGAGAACGGCGACGG
- a CDS encoding response regulator: MSESRHNQPEPAQILLVEDNPGDVRLTEEAFKQGRIENDLHVVSDGTEALEFLKQRGEFVDAPRPDLILLDLNLPRTDGEEVLEELKNDPELRSIPVIVLTSSRANEDIARSYELHANAYLTKPVDPDEFIETVRAFEKFWFSVVRLPPEVES, translated from the coding sequence ATGAGTGAATCTCGACACAATCAACCGGAACCGGCGCAGATACTGCTCGTCGAGGACAACCCCGGCGACGTCCGCCTGACCGAGGAGGCGTTCAAACAGGGCCGGATCGAGAACGACCTCCACGTCGTCTCCGACGGAACCGAAGCGCTCGAGTTTCTCAAACAGCGCGGCGAGTTCGTCGACGCACCGCGGCCGGATCTCATACTGTTGGACCTCAACCTGCCGCGAACCGACGGTGAAGAGGTCCTCGAGGAGCTCAAGAACGACCCGGAACTGCGCTCGATCCCGGTGATCGTCCTGACGAGTTCGCGGGCCAACGAGGACATCGCGCGCTCGTACGAACTGCACGCGAACGCCTACCTGACGAAGCCGGTCGATCCGGACGAGTTCATCGAGACCGTCCGCGCGTTCGAGAAGTTCTGGTTCTCCGTCGTGCGGCTGCCCCCGGAGGTCGAATCATGA
- a CDS encoding LLM class flavin-dependent oxidoreductase: protein MDLSIVDLAPIPQDGSATDAYANTVDLARSAEEFGYERFWVAEHHGMADHIASTTPETLIAHLAAETDEIRIGSGTVLLNHYQPFKVAETFASLDAMAPGRVDLGLGRATGIPAVDQALGTDRHKQNPDEDHAEKIEATVSHLYDGFPEDHPYADISLPRSADDVPEVWVLGSSPSSAEIAGKLGLRYCFAAFIRPNLAERAFETYREHFESSDVGAGPDDPEGMLAINVACAETDEEAARLRATAEAAYKRMRRGEVGSPPTVEAAIDELGGVPEPTPNPLPDGEWSRSISGNPETLSALLEQLTDRVGVDSVVVQNTIADHEDVVRSHELLAEGVGL, encoded by the coding sequence ATGGACCTCTCTATCGTCGATCTCGCACCCATTCCGCAGGACGGGAGCGCGACTGACGCCTACGCGAACACGGTCGATCTCGCCCGGAGCGCCGAGGAATTCGGCTACGAGCGCTTCTGGGTCGCCGAACACCACGGCATGGCCGACCACATCGCGAGCACGACGCCAGAGACGCTGATCGCCCACCTCGCGGCCGAAACCGACGAGATCCGGATCGGCTCCGGGACGGTTCTGCTCAACCACTACCAGCCGTTCAAGGTCGCCGAGACGTTCGCGTCGCTCGACGCGATGGCGCCGGGCCGGGTCGACCTCGGCCTCGGTCGCGCCACCGGCATCCCCGCGGTCGACCAGGCGCTGGGGACCGATCGCCACAAGCAGAATCCGGACGAAGACCACGCCGAGAAGATCGAGGCGACGGTGAGCCACCTCTACGACGGCTTCCCCGAAGACCACCCCTACGCCGACATCTCGCTCCCCCGCTCGGCCGACGACGTCCCCGAGGTGTGGGTCCTCGGCTCGAGCCCCTCGAGCGCCGAAATCGCTGGCAAACTGGGGCTTCGGTACTGTTTCGCCGCGTTCATCAGACCGAATCTCGCCGAGCGCGCCTTCGAGACGTACCGCGAGCACTTCGAGTCCTCGGACGTCGGGGCTGGGCCGGACGACCCCGAGGGCATGCTCGCGATCAACGTCGCCTGCGCCGAGACCGACGAGGAGGCGGCTCGGCTGCGAGCGACCGCCGAAGCGGCCTACAAGCGGATGCGACGCGGCGAAGTCGGCTCGCCGCCGACCGTCGAAGCGGCGATCGACGAACTCGGCGGGGTGCCGGAGCCGACCCCGAACCCGCTCCCGGACGGCGAGTGGTCGCGCTCAATTTCGGGCAACCCCGAGACGCTTTCGGCGCTGCTCGAGCAGCTAACCGACCGGGTCGGCGTCGATAGCGTGGTCGTGCAGAATACGATCGCCGACCACGAGGACGTCGTTCGCTCGCACGAGTTGCTCGCGGAGGGCGTGGGTCTCTAA
- the dpsA gene encoding DNA starvation/stationary phase protection protein DpsA — protein MNTQKTVQQEAGTVEENALRLEPEKAEQIIEALNRDLADAYVLYHQLHKHHWNVEGAEFLDVHVFLQEVYEDVEEAADDVAERLQALGGVPHASMTTLAEKATVEPEDEDVYDIRTSLANDLEMIGDIIESYREHIELAEGLGDHATAQMLREQLETIEEHTHHIEHYLEDDTLVLESATN, from the coding sequence ATGAACACGCAGAAGACCGTCCAACAGGAGGCCGGCACCGTCGAGGAGAACGCGCTGCGACTCGAGCCCGAGAAGGCCGAGCAGATTATCGAGGCGCTGAACCGTGACCTCGCGGACGCGTACGTCCTCTACCACCAGCTCCACAAGCACCACTGGAACGTCGAAGGCGCCGAGTTCCTCGACGTCCACGTCTTCCTCCAGGAAGTCTACGAAGACGTCGAGGAAGCCGCCGACGACGTCGCCGAGCGCCTGCAGGCGCTGGGCGGCGTTCCGCACGCCAGCATGACGACGCTGGCCGAAAAGGCGACCGTCGAGCCCGAAGACGAGGACGTCTACGACATCCGCACCTCGCTCGCGAACGACCTCGAGATGATAGGCGACATCATCGAGAGCTACCGCGAGCACATCGAACTCGCCGAAGGGCTGGGCGACCACGCGACCGCCCAGATGCTCCGCGAACAGCTCGAGACCATCGAGGAGCACACCCACCACATCGAGCACTACCTCGAGGACGACACGCTCGTGCTCGAATCGGCGACCAACTAA